The nucleotide sequence tcccactaacctgcagcccctggcagctGTAACTAACTGGTGAACAAACTCTCCCAGAGCCTTCACCCTGCACCCCCCTTCGCTGCCCCAgtccagagtctgcaccccttatcccaactccctcccagagcctgcacccccgatgcccaccccatcacacagcccacatccagcacccaaactccctccctccctccctctcccgaactccctcccagagcctgcaccccaatgcccaccccatcacacagcccacacccagcacccaaattccctccctccctccctctcccgaaccccatcccagagcctgcccccctccccccagcaccccagttTATTGACAGAAGGCAGAAGGAATATGGGGAGAAggaaattgttaaagcaatcaaattacatacaccTGTGATCGCAGGGCTCCCCCTTTCTTGGGCAGCAAGGTGAGCACCGCTTGCCTGCACAACAAAGGGAGGACCCCACTGAGCTGGGACTTGGCCCAGATGCTGACAAGTCCAGGAAGCCTCCATCATGATGCACGTGGCgctggccagggagctgctggggctgttgTACTTctgaagccagcagggcagggctagTGGGTTTCACTTGGTTACCGCTAACAGGAGTGGGGGATCCACACACAAAGATGTGCAGGTTAGccgggggagggcaggcaggatCCAAGGGTGAGAGTGTAGATGTTAGCAGGAGGAGTGGCGGGGCGGAATCCCAGCACAAGGCTGGGGGGTGTCAGTGTgaggaccagggttccctctaatgtttgctatccatgggcagaatcagTTTTGTTATGTGCCTGGAGACATGTCACCatatgttatgtgcaccactatTTGAAACCCAGGCTAACCGCTGTggccgctctgctaatcagctgggtggcgcctgactctctcctgggcagctgcccaagtactcagctcacagggaacccaGGAGGGCTCAGTTTCCTGTCTTTTGTAGGATGCTGGTCTCTGTCTGGACTCCTGAACACCAGGGGAGACGCCGTTAACTTGCCTGTACTGTTTTACCCACCCCAGGAGTTCAGAACTCGCGAAtcaatccccctccccccacatcctccaaaAAGAGAACAGCCTCTTGAAATCACAATGACactaggggatttttttttttaatatggcaaCTGGCGTTTGAGGCCTTTGGCTGAACTTGTGGCACATTATGTAGTTTTACTCCACAAGCCTAAagtcttccttaaaaaaaaaggagggctgaGAGTCTTCTAATACCATAAGAAAAAAGCAGCCCCggagctttaaagactaacaaaataatttattaggcaatgagcttccatgggacagacccacttctgccccgccaaagctcatcacctaataaattgttagtctttaaagtgctacctgactctTTTCGTTGTGATAGAATAAAGACTTAACAGGGTGACCCCTCTGTTAATATTCTAATACCAGGTCACAGCAAATGGAATCACAGTTGATAGTGGTGCAGGGGGCATCAGGTGGACCAGTTCTCAGGTCTGGCTTAATTCTAATAATGGGGGTGGGGCTTgccagagaagaaagaaaagctcCAATGGTCAGGAGGCTTGTGATCAAATCAAGAGAGTGGGGCACCACTGATATCTAGTCAGTGATCTTcatctgatcctactgacagagaatgagaactacaagacctttaccaaatattcacaaacctgaaatacccaccaggagaaataaaaaaccaaattgacagggccagacgaatacccagagaccagatactccaagataggcccaaaaagccaagaacagaacaccactggtcatcacctacagcccccaactcaaaccactgcaacaaattatgaaagacctacaacctatccttaatcaggatgccacactccagaaggccctgggtgacatgcctgttctctcctacagacaacttcccaaccttatgaggaacctcactaacagccacagtctataccgcaggaataccagtcttggaacctttccttgcaacaaagcccgctgccagctttgtccacatatcttctctggaaataccatcactcgacctaaccaggttattcacagaatcacgggcactttctcatgctcttctactaacatcatatatgccatcatgtgccagcaatgcccagatgctttgtatattggacagacttctaactcccttagacaaagaattaatgggcatgaaacggacataaaaacactcctgatccacaaaccagtcagtcaacactttaatggagtgggccattctgttaatgacctgaaagtttgcgttctactgaagaggaattttcacaacagtctggaaagagaagcagctgaactctcttttatattcaaatttgacacattaacacatgatttgaaccaggatgggaattttctaggtcattataggggcttgtttgcatacttggcttaatctaattcttgatctccccccacccgcacccccgccttctgcccctctactctctgatttgctcaccttgataatatttttctgatttgtcaaccttgattcctgtttttggttctctgtgccttaaatattgagtctgttctggtctggctatggtctgaagaagtgggtctatcccacaaaagctcaccacctaatacattattttgctagtctttaatgtgctaatggacgggttttttgttttgatatctagTGAGTTTCACAAAAGAGTTAAATGTCACAGCTTCCACCTATGGCTGGGgtggctctgcacacacctcctCCGGGCCCCAGGGAAGTGCAGGCAGTGGTGCGGAACTATCAACTGTAACCCCACTGAGTTGCTGGTGGAGGGGCGGTGAGGGCTTTCAGGTGGTTTTAAATCTCCTGAGGCAGCAGACAGTGCTGGAGGACACACAGGAGCAGGGCGGCATGTGGAACGACAGTGGGCAGATGGATacccctgctcaccccagagTCCTGCCAGACAGCGGGTGCCTGCTGGCCTGCTGGGAGGGTTTGAAGACTGTCCCTTATAGCCTGCGTAAAAACATCCACACACTCTGTGGCCATCCTGTCAGCTGACTTCTTGTAAATCCCTGGCTTTCTCAGAAGGAGCTGGTGCTCACCTGATGTGGAGAGATGAGGCTGAAACCAATGAAGTGGGCTGGGCTTTGTCTGCTAATAAAAACAGTACTCCCGcagcctgaggcacagagactcTGGAAGCAAACATCAGACaggcctggagctgggctggaggcCAAATCTAACAGGGCAGTGATTAGGCTGTTCTCGGACAGGGGCTGGGAGCGctctgctgaagctgctgctgaaCAATGCTTCAGGGCTGTGACATAGACATTGACGAGGTCGTTCAGAATTTAAATGTAGGCAGGTGCGTGGGCATCCATATAACCAACAACACCAAAGGCATGACCCTCAGGAACCCCAGGTAAGCAGGTTCCCAGGACACCTCCACAGGTGTCTATGGATGTGCTGGGGTGCGGAGCATGTGCCTGCTGCTGAAGGTAAGATTGTATTGGACCTTTGAGCCAGGACATTTCATGTGCCCAGGACAGGGGCTGAGGGAGCATGGAAGGAAATTACATTTTTTGGTTGGGAGCGGAGCAGCATTtacactaattttttccatccctgggtggaataatttttttctgtgcaccaagcatgtgcagatgtgcaccatccatagaAATGCACCACGGGGCGTTCCGCTAATCCACTGGGTGGCAGGTGACTCTCTCCAGGGAGGGcggccaagcgctcagcttacagggagtgctgggtgggggagaaggaaatGTTTCCCCGGAGAGGTGATTGGAGAGGGAACAGCTGCTGGAAGCTGTCTGGTAGGTTGCAAAATGTGTGTAAGGCCGGAGAAGAGGGACTGCAGGCAGGTGATTTGGCTACAGACCCCAGGCCCAGTGAGATCACTAtacgcccagcccagcccttcaaAAAGTGACAGCCAGTAATCTCCCCTCAAGCCTTCCACTGGGAAATGCTATGCCCTAGGGAAACCCAGAGCCCCAGTATAAGCTCTGTCATGCAGACAACCCTGGCTTTTCTTCCAAGTAAAAGCTCTGTTCCCTAGAGCTTCCTGCCAGCCCTGTAATCACCCAGAAACCCAGTAAAAAACCAAGAGACACCCTGCCACCTAGAGCCCCCCCTTACTGAGCCCTGTCACGTACAGCCCCAgatgggcagccatggctgcttccTCTGCCTTAGACCCAGTCTGGCCACTGCTATCTCTGAGGCTCGAGGGCTCCTCCTGGCTCAAACCAGGAGCCCGCTGGAGACAGCCCCACGCACAGGTTCTGCAGCTGGTGCTCCCACCAGGCCGGCTGCAGCTGTGTGAACAGGAGAGCAGTGGGGAGACAGAGCCCAGCCTGGGTTGGGTCAGAGGCGGgggtcagccctgccctgcttaCTTTACCTTTGCTACTTTATGCCTTGGTCATGCAGGAAAGGCCACTGTGCCCTGGTCCTGGCCCAGATTGGGCTGTGCTCCCTTTTTCAGAGGACCCGCTGTACGTCCCCTGTGCAGAAGAGCTGATAGGATGCAGCTATTAATTGTTATCAGGGATGTTGTGTCATAAAGGGACCCTGTGGTATTTCTTCCTCCAGGACTTACTGTTACAGTGGCTATGAACATACAGCACCCACGCAGGAAATCGCCCCTGGTGACTCGGGGCACAGCGTGTTCGTAAAAACAAGTGGTACAGCCCGCGGCAGCGTCGGCTTGCTGATCTACGATTTGGACACTGTCACTCTGGCCATCTTGTTCTCCAATCCCTTCGACTACAACCTCTACCCCTTTGAGCTTGCTGTGGAAATCTTCCCTAGCAAGAAGATGATTGCGAGCATGAGTCACATCTACAACTATATGTACTCCGGTGGCCCACCCTATGAGTGCAACTTCTTCAAGAAAGTGGCGTTCATGGAGAACTGTTGCGAGCTGGTGATGCACACCCAGAACCTAGAGGTGGAGGCCTCCATGACTAATAACTATAAGTCCTCGCTTAAAGTGCAGATCAATGAAAAAGACTGCCATTTATGCTAACTGCTCGCACAGCCAACCCCAGCAGCCCAGAGAAACGCCCCAGCATGACAGACCAGCATGGGAACTAGAGACTTTCTTTCTCCAGCCTGGGTAGACAAGGTATGTGCTAGCTCTGTTTCAGTTAGTGCACTAACAGCGGCCTGAGGTGGGCACATAGTGTGAGGAGCTAACCAGCCAAGAACCAGCTCACCTGATCTCCTGGGTATGTACTCAGGTGGCTAGCCTCGGCGGCTGTCCATGACACAGGGTCcatgcactaaaaatagcagcatatcTGCCTACCCAGGCTGAACCATGAGGGTATCCAGGGGCTGGTACCATTTTATAAAGGAGGttatgtttgcttgcttgttttctaACCTCAGAAATAATCGGTGTTGGCATATGAAGACCTGAAGCTTCCTTGTTATAAAACTCGTGTACAGCTTGGCAAAAAGTGATGCTAATAGCTAATTCTGTTATCAGCATATAAAGGATAAATTTATTTAAGGGAAAATATGCATGCGTTTAAGAGTATAGCTGTATAAAGGAGCATTGAATTGCATGAGCTTGCTACGTAAGCTAGAATTGGCTAAGCAACTTAAATAAGTTATAAATAACTAAAGAAGAAAGGGAGGAGTAGATAAGATCACAACACAAGGAGGTAAAAATGGCCCCAGTGGTCCACCCTGTTTGgcgccagatgcttcagagagaatgaacagagcaggacagttTCAAGTGACCAATCCCCTGTTGTTGAGTACCAGCCTCTGGCAGTCCAAGGTTTAGGAACACCTGGAGCATGGGGTTGTGTCCCTGACCAGCACTGAGGGACCGATCCTTCATGATTTTATCTAAGTCTTTCTTGAACCCCATGACaaccttggccttcacaacatccccgtCCCCTTCAccgcaatgagttccacaggttggctatGTGTTGTGTGAGGAAATATTTCCTTTCGTTTGTTTCAGACCTGCTCCTTTTAATCTCATTGTGTGACCCCTCTAGGTCTTGTGTTCAGAAAATGTAACACATCCCTGCTCTGAACAAAACACTTCCCTATGCACTTTCGCCAGAGCGTGCAAGATTTGAGAGACCTCtatcctgccccagcagcagtctCTACCCCTCTATTTACCCCTCTCACTGCACAGTTGTAACAACCTTTGTACAAATTTGAAAACTCATCACTtgctgaacaatattgtcctGATAAAATATGCGTAGAAACATTGTCTGTAAAGTTATAAGACTTCATTGCCTGGTGTTTGTAAGACATATTTGAAGTCTGAGGAGCAGCCAAAAACCCACATCttacaaaggaacagcccagCATTCTCAGCCACACCGTTATTTGCATTATTTGCCCTTGCATTAAATCCAGCCAGCAAGCATTTGGGGAAGCTGTCCAGGGAAGCTGTAGGGCAGTGGCCAGATTTGTCACACCTTCCATTGTGTCACAGACCTCCGGTCCCACCATTCCCATGCAGATGCTGCAGCAAGAGAAATTCCAACGAGAAGCAAACACAGATACAAAACGGGAAGGGTGAGCTAAGTTTTGCCAGGCCCAAGGGAAGCGGGAAGTTCTCCAGCCCTGGTGTCCTTACACCAAGACTCCAGCTTTAAACCAGGGAAGCATTTGCCATCCTGCatcctgggaggggcagggaaaacAGCAAGGCCACTCCAAACCATTTCAAGCAGACTTTTAATCCAATAttccaaatgatttttttttttggtacgcTAGAACTGGCTAAGCCACTTAAATAAGTTATAAATAACTAAAGAAGAAAGGGAGGAGTAGATAAGATCACAACATAAGGAGGTAAAAATGGCCTCAGTGGTCCACCCTGTTTGGCACCAGATAACTAAAGAAGAAAGGGAGGAGTAGATAAGATCACCACATAAGGAGGTAAAAATGGCCTCAGTGGTCCACCCTGTTtggtaccagatgcttcagagagaatgaacagagcaggacagttTCCCCACAGGGCTAGCTGTGGATAACACCCATTTCCATGCCCTGTTAGAATGGGAAAGGTTTTGCATAAGCTTTACCATAATGCTGCAGACAAACACTACAAGATTCTGGTGAATGAGAAGTGCAGTCCTCAAGGGAAGCAGCCAGACCACCCCAGAGACACCCCTTTCCTCCATGCTTATTTGTAAATAGTGTGGAATTATTGCAGAAGTCAGGCTtccacagctgggctgggtgtTCGGCAGAAGCAGTGAGAACCTGCCTGAGGAACAGCTCACCTGAGACTCGCTGATCTGCTGTCACAGCTGGTCTCCATGAGCTTCACGGATGGACCAGAGCAGAGCCACTGAAGGGCTTGTTAAAGGAGTGGATCATTCCAGATGTGTGGGCATCGGGCTCACCAACAAAACGACAGTGACCCTTGCAGCCCCAGAGCATTTGGGCCTCTGTTTTATCCAGAATACTTATTCCAGATGTTGTACGTATGCTAGCCCTGTGTCTGTTTCTCTCAGTGGCTGCCCCAAACTTCAGCTCCCATttagtttctttttattttgtgcagctcaaaagcttgtctctctaaaATAGGTGGGACTGGGAGCTGCTTGGATGGGAAGGTGCAGGACTGAGATACTGGTGCTTAAATGGGGGAGGAATTCCTCCAGCAGGAGCCCAAGAAGGGCTAATTAAATGCTAAAGGAAGGCTAAAGACCAGGCAAAGGCACTGTGTGGCTCCACcatggggcagagttaagggttcATTGTGCCACTTAGATATTTGCTACTTACTATTTTTGTATGTGTAAATAAAGACATTGGGGAGATGCTATCATCACAAAAAGCCAGACAGTGTCAGGCCAAAGGTGTTCAAGGGAAAGTCACCAGGGAATGACTGTTTAAGGGAGAAGATCTTTGAATCTACAAATCTCAGCTGGACCTGGGCAGATGCTCCTGGCCAAACACAGGCCCTGGAAGCTCACGTTGCTAAGGGAAAGacagctgggcacagcccccCAATGGCTTATCCCACTGGAATGGAACTTCCTAGTCTGGGAATGGAATCTAATCAGCCTGTCAAACCCCACGTCTGCTTTGTTAGCTGCTAGGTCAGGTGTGGCTGACCAGCAGCTCTCCAGCCGCAGACAGCTCTgaacaatgaaatgcagctcctgctctgagccGTGTGCCAGGGGTTCTTACCACTGCCCTGCGCACACGCCgcagtgcttggagggagaagcatgtggctgtggccccagtgagttccaggcattgggttagagcagggagggggctctgggggaggagagggggactgggttagagcgggtgggtgcctggctctgggagaggaggggggactgggttagagcaggtgagctggaggtgcctggctctgggggaggggaatggcattgagccacatattgtATATGTATTGTTCTATATCTATAGATGTATagatgtggaataaattttgttctgtacaccaccaatagaaacacaggctgccccctgCGGGCGCTCTGCGAATTAACTGGGCCGTACCTGAATCGCatctgggcagccatccaagcactcagcttatggagAACCCTGAACTTTACCAGCTGGGCCACTGGGAAGGCAGGAGCAAAAACAGGCCCCCTTGAACTGCAGCTCACCCAGCCCAAACCTCCCGGAGCTATCGGTCCAAGCTCACTGCACACCCTGGCAGGCAGATCACATCTCCAAGCCTTTCGCCCCCACTACAAAGGCCTGGCACACATTGCCCACTTATCACCCCGTGGATTGGGGAGATGAGCCCGGGGTGCAGCTGTCTGTCTTTTTTCAGCCCTGGAGAGGGCCAAATTCAAAACACAGTCCCTGTGTGTGGGCCTGCACAGGGCTGAGCACACGAGAGGTGACTGCAGTATGGAGCATGCCTGCCACATGCCGGATGCACCCGACGATGCTCTTTCTGCGGCAGACTAGGAAGCAGGAGTGGGACAAGACCGGGCTGGTGTGAAACCCTGAAGAAGGGCTAATTTGGTGGCAAAAAATAGGGTGAAAGGAGTGTCACCCAAATGAACA is from Carettochelys insculpta isolate YL-2023 chromosome 22, ASM3395843v1, whole genome shotgun sequence and encodes:
- the LOC142024595 gene encoding deep-sea actinoporin Cjtox I-like, with product MLQGCDIDIDEVVQNLNVGRCVGIHITNNTKGMTLRNPRTYCYSGYEHTAPTQEIAPGDSGHSVFVKTSGTARGSVGLLIYDLDTVTLAILFSNPFDYNLYPFELAVEIFPSKKMIASMSHIYNYMYSGGPPYECNFFKKVAFMENCCELVMHTQNLEVEASMTNNYKSSLKVQINEKDCHLC